One genomic region from Phycisphaerales bacterium encodes:
- a CDS encoding NUDIX domain-containing protein → MSTNLSDGSLPYRIAVLCYLRDAEGRLLMLHRAKAPNCGMYSPIGGKLEPSTGESPHCCALRETEEEAGISLGYDEIRLMGMVSETAYEGECHWLLFLFEVTRTIGHDEIAAYEMNEGTLKWLDRDAIEDLPLPETDRTIIWPLVAEHAGGYFACHIDCRTTPLSWTVQESWKASSTCASES, encoded by the coding sequence ATGAGCACCAACCTCTCCGACGGATCTCTTCCATACCGCATCGCTGTGCTCTGCTACCTCCGCGATGCCGAGGGGCGCCTGCTGATGCTGCATCGAGCCAAAGCCCCCAACTGTGGGATGTACTCGCCTATTGGTGGGAAACTGGAACCGTCAACTGGCGAGAGTCCGCACTGCTGCGCGTTGCGGGAAACCGAGGAAGAAGCTGGCATCAGCCTGGGCTATGACGAAATACGGCTGATGGGCATGGTGTCTGAGACCGCGTATGAGGGCGAGTGCCACTGGTTGCTCTTCCTGTTCGAAGTTACCAGGACCATTGGGCATGATGAAATTGCCGCGTACGAAATGAACGAGGGCACACTGAAGTGGCTCGATCGCGATGCGATCGAGGACTTACCCCTGCCCGAGACCGACCGCACCATCATCTGGCCGCTGGTAGCGGAACATGCCGGCGGGTACTTCGCATGCCATATCGATTGCCGGACCACACCACTCTCGTGGACGGTGCAGGAGTCGTGGAAAGCCTCAAGCACCTGTGCGAGTGAGTCC